The following is a genomic window from Pseudomonadota bacterium.
GCCGGTATTAGGACCTTTGTCATCGTCTAACAGCGCTTTATGGTCCTGCGAGGCGAGCATAGGCAATATCGATTTCCCATCGGTAAATGCAAGGTATGATGCCTCAACACCCGGTAGAAAATCTTCAATAATAACGTTTTTACCTGCATCTCCATGAATCAGGTTGACCAACAGATCTTTAAGAACACTTTCACCTTCTGCCTGGTCTGTTATAACATAAGCCCCCTTCCCCGCGCATAAACCATCAGCCTTTACAACATATGGCGGTTTTAATCCCTTCAGGTATTTTTCTGCCTTATCATAGTCAGAAAATATTTTGAAAGGAGCTGTAGGTATCCCGTATTTATCCAGCAATTCCTTTGTAAATACCTTGCTTGTCTCAATCAAGGCACCTTTCTGCCTGGGTCCGAAAATGGGAATACCCTCTTTTTCGAAGCCATCTACAATCCCTGATGCAAGAGGATTTTCAGGTCCCACGATGACAAGCTCAATTTTTTCTTTTTTTGAGAATGCGATGAGCCCATCCGTGTCATTAGCATTCATATCAACACAGGTTGCCATCTCGGAAATTCCCCCATTTCCGGGGATACAGAAAATAGTGTTTACCTTTTTTGACTGCGACAATTTCCATACGAGGGCATGTTCTCTCCCACCACCACCAATAACAAGAACCTTCATTCCGATTTTCCTTTCATATTTGTGTCTGATACTGGACCAGTATCCAGT
Proteins encoded in this region:
- the purD gene encoding phosphoribosylamine--glycine ligase: MKVLVIGGGGREHALVWKLSQSKKVNTIFCIPGNGGISEMATCVDMNANDTDGLIAFSKKEKIELVIVGPENPLASGIVDGFEKEGIPIFGPRQKGALIETSKVFTKELLDKYGIPTAPFKIFSDYDKAEKYLKGLKPPYVVKADGLCAGKGAYVITDQAEGESVLKDLLVNLIHGDAGKNVIIEDFLPGVEASYLAFTDGKSILPMLASQDHKALLDDDKGPNTGGMGAYTPIPFIGKDMEEAINQNIMLKTIQALQSEGVVYKGVLYDGLMLSGGTPYTLEFNARLGDPETQPILFKMESDIVPIVLACVEGKLNTIEHIKWKEGVSICVVIASRGYPDKPEKGKVIRGLEDLKNKKDIMVFHAATKKVGNDFYTSGGRVLGVTATGKTYEDAIKKVYDAVSYIEFEGMQYRKDIGAKALKYSIERSA